The DNA window TTCCTAACCGGTTTTCTGGCTCAGGAGTGTGTAGTCAAGCTGGCGGGGGTTGGCAGGCGGTACGCGGAGCCGTTCTGCGGTGGTGCTGGCGCGGCGTTGAACTTGTTGAAGGACGGTACGGTTACCTGCATCGCACTTAACGACTTCGACATACGCATTTACTCGGCATGGACTGCCATTGTTCGAGAAACTGATCGGTTCGTTGCCCGAATTCGTGAAACTCCCCCGACCGTCGCAGCGTGGCGACGAATGCGCGAGCAGGTTGAAGACGCAGGCCAAGGCTACAACTTTGACCTCGGGTTCGCGACCTATTTTCTAAACCGAACGAGTACGGCTGGCATTGTCATCGGGTCCGGTCCTATCGGCGGCTTCGAGCAGGCTGGAAAATGGAAGATCGACGCCCGGTACTACGCAGATAGCATGATCCGGCGCATCGAATGGATCGGCACTCAAAGTGAGCGCATCCAGATTAGCTGCGAAACTGCTCACGACTTTCTTGAGCGGGAGGTTTCGGAGGGAAAGGCGAGAGGGACATTTTACTTCGTCGACCCGCCCTACATCGAGGCTGGTTCAAAGCTCTACCTCAATGCCATGGACTTGCTGCAGCACCGCTCGCTTGCGCAAATTCTCCGCTCAGGCGTTTTGCCGCATTGGGTGCTGACCTATGATGATGACCCTTATGTCCGAACCGTCTACGCGGGATGCGACATCCAGCAGCTTGAAGTGAACTATAGCCTTAGAAAAACCCGAAAGGCGCGCGAGTTGATCATCCGCGCTGCCTAAAGCGCAAGAACGGCCGCTCGGTATTCCTCGACCCAATGCCGGATAGAGTTGACGTTTTCTGTCTCGTCGAACGTTCGCCCTAGGGCAGCAAGATCAATAGCTTTAGCGACTCTCGAGGGAACGGTGAGCCTGTCGAGTATCGCTCCATGTTTAACGTCAAGGTGTTGAGTTTTGGCGCCATCGTTCCGGCGAAATGGTATAATAGTAGCCATATCTCTATTTGCCGGCCAAGTGCATACATAACCTTGTTGAAAAGGCTCTATGTACTCGCGAACTGATTTGCCCCGCCAATTATTTCCGCTCGCCAACTGACCAATGATTATTCGGGAGGCCAAGTTTGCTCCATATGGATAATCGGACCAAGCAATGGCATCAATTCCGCCGTCCTTGTCGTCAGGAGACGCGGCTTCGGTCGGCTGTTCATGTGGCCTGATTGTACTGCCGCGTTCCCATCCTCGACGGAGTGCCTGGATGATCGGCTCGCCTTCGATGCGTGGCCATCCCACGCTTATGGCCCCTCTCCCTGCCTCCGCAGCTAGCGCCAGCGTTCCTATCGTTTGGAAAACCCGTTTGGTAAACGGGATCTCAAGGCACTTAAGATCGGGATCCCACCCTCTCACTGCGTTGACGCGAAGAA is part of the Rhodovulum sp. MB263 genome and encodes:
- a CDS encoding DNA adenine methylase, with product MNDQRVIGLNEYPRRHAQAVASPFRYPGGKGFLTGFLAQECVVKLAGVGRRYAEPFCGGAGAALNLLKDGTVTCIALNDFDIRIYSAWTAIVRETDRFVARIRETPPTVAAWRRMREQVEDAGQGYNFDLGFATYFLNRTSTAGIVIGSGPIGGFEQAGKWKIDARYYADSMIRRIEWIGTQSERIQISCETAHDFLEREVSEGKARGTFYFVDPPYIEAGSKLYLNAMDLLQHRSLAQILRSGVLPHWVLTYDDDPYVRTVYAGCDIQQLEVNYSLRKTRKARELIIRAA